In Spirosoma pollinicola, the genomic window ACTTAAAAAAGGGTTATCCACTATTGCCCATTGTTGTCTTTAGCAGTTCAAAAGACATCGGTATAGTTAGGCAAGCCTATGAATTGGGCGCTCATTCATTTTTGAGTAAGCCATCCAGTTTAGACGACTGGGAATCTACTTTTCAAACCCTGAATGAATACTGGTTTAATATAGCTTCTTTGCCTTCACGGAGCTACTAGTTTGGGTAGCCATATTGTGTTGTATAACTAAAGCCAAAGTCCACGTCCCGTAAGAGAAGCTGGTAGAAGTGGTAGGCTATCATCCAGCGAGGTATTCGATGGATGATAGCCTAGCATATGCCAACAACTTATCTATTCCTCAATGAGTTACTGTTGCAACAGCCACTGTCGCTATGTTAATTAAATGGCAGGAACGCCTCTTCTGGAGCTGCTGTCTAAGCCATCTTACCAGCCGTAAGGAGCTAAAGCTGATGGTTAATTTTGTAGAACCCTCTAAGCGTTTTTACTATAGCAGACTCATTTTCTGTCTCGCTGACTGGCTTTGGCTTATCCAAATCAATAATCGTCCTAATTTCATCAAATTGTTGAGTAGTCAGCGTCTCGTAGCCCATGCTCCATTGAGAGAAAAGATGGGCCTTAATCGATTGATTCAGCACACAAATAACCTGTTTATGCCGTGTATCCTTTTTGATCCGCTCAAATAAATCGTCGACCGCTGGTTTATCCCCTTCTAATACTTGAATGATATGACCATGCATGTAGAGCAACACACCGGTAATACCGACTTGGGCATTCCGAGAACGACTCTGTTGGAGGATATCCTGAATGTCTTCCGAGGTAAATGACCAAGAAGACGTACTGAAATAGATAATACAGTGGGTCACTGGTAAAATAGGTCTGGTGAAGAGTTTGTCGTTGAAGAACTAAGCTTGTGAACGGGTAACGCTATTGAGGCGATTCGGTCAAAAGCTGTTGCCAGTCTTTTTCTAACTCTTTAATGATGGGCAAGACAGGCATCTCATCAAATGCTTCGTGCGGAAGGTAACTCCAACTACTTTCCTCCAATAAGCGCACTTTCACCAAGGTATGTCCCAGCGATGCTATAGTGGTCAAGAGAGCAAACCCGCTGTCTATATCAGGAAGCTGGCAAGCGAACTCTCTGAATTCACCTGCTGAATCAATAGCAGTAAGTAATAAAATCACCATACATCCGATTTTTCTTACTTAATTCGAACGACCTGTAAATGTTAACAAAACGGCTTGATCATGTGCTAACGGTACTACTAGTCATGTTGTATAATCAATCTTATATTAGTCTAAGGAGCTTGTAAGACAAATTTCTCATATTGTCTTACAAGCTTAAATACGTGTCTTACATTTTTTGAATTTTGTCTTACATGATTCTGTTTTGTCAAATTTTAGCTAAATATGTGTCTTACACGTGTAAGACATTCTAATGGAAGCTGAAAATCCCGTACCTACCTCAGACACTAAGATAGATTCACCCTCTAAAACTAATGGGCCTGTAACTTGGTCTATTCGGGGTGTTGAACGCGACACTCGATCTGTAATCGAGAAGGCTGCTGAACGAGCCGGTAAGACGATGGGTCAGTACGTCAATGAGGATATCCGCAGTTTAGTACAAGGCCAGCTCTCTCAATCTCAATTACCAGCTGCCCCGGTTGATCTACAAAACCAGATGGACCACCTGACAAAAATGGTCGAAGCTCTTACTAATCGAATGCCTGAACAAGGAAAGAAAAGTTTCTGGCAACGCCTATTTAGCTAAATACTAATGGTAAAGGTAATTGTCTTAAGACGACCATCTATCGATCGATTTTGAATAATTACACCTGAATCTTCATCGAATAGCCGGTCGCCAATTTGTGGTGGAATGCCAAAGGTTTCATAGAAGCCATAAATGCTATCATAGCAAATTGTCAGTCTATCTCGCCATATATCGGTTACGAGCGGATCATCATACCAGTGACCAACCCGGGCTAGTTTTTTCACTTCATGAAGCATTCTCTCCGAGAGCAAAAATTTAATTTTCCAGTCTTTAAGTACCCAATCTGGATGGTCAATAGCTTCTATGATGGTTCTCATAAGTGGGCTGGATAAAGGAGTAATAAGTTTGTTAGCCAATGTAGTTGCTAATTGGGTACTTGGTTAAAAGTTTCTCTTTTATGGTGTCTTTCTAGTAGCCTAAAATCATTTCATAGATTCCTGTTTGCGAAAAAGCTGGGGTACAAAAACCACGTAATCCAGTGAGCTATGGTCGAGAATGAACCGGTTAAAAAGAAGGGTGGCCGACCGCCCAGCGTCAAAAAACGCGATAAGAAAATTAACCTCTATGTGACGGGTCTGGAGGAGTTGGCCATCAAGAAACGGGCCGAGCGGGCGGGGTTAAACCTGTCGGATTATTGCCGTCAGATCGTGCTGACGGGTCAGGCCCAGGTACGTCTAACACCGGAGGAGAACGCGACCTTAAACGAGGTGGCCAAGGTGGGGAATAATCTTAACCAGATCGCCCACAAAGCCAACGCCGACGGTATCCGCTCCATTGCTTTTGAGGCCAGTCGATTACTTCAGCAGTTAAGCCAGCTCTTAAACAAGCCCTCGGACTTATGATCGGCAAAACCAGCATCGGCCGCAGCTTCAAGGGCTGCTGCGGCTACAACATGGAAAAGGTGGAAAAGGGGAAAGGGGAAGTGATCCTGTCGCAGGGTGTGCGCGACTACGAACAGAAGGCGATGGTAGCCGACTTTGTGCGGCAAGCCCGGCTGAACCCCGATCTAAGCCGGAGTGTGTGGCATACGGCCATTAGTTTCGACCCCCAGGACGAGGCCCGCTTACGGGCTAACCCCCAGCTGATGCAGTCGGTGGCCAGCGACTATCTGAAGGGCATGGGCCTGGATCAAAGTCAGTACGCAGTGATTGAGCACCGGGACACCGGCCACAGCCATTTTCACATCATTGCCAACCGGGTGGCCAACGATGGGCAGACCGTCAGCGACAGCCACAATTTTAGCCGTTCTGAGACACTTTTACGCCAAATCGAGCAGAAGTATGGTTTAACGCCGATGAACGAACAGGCGCAACGGAAAAGCCTGGAGAACCTACCTGAGCGCGACCGCAGCCGGATTGAGATCCGCGACCAGGTGCGGGAGAGTCTGAGCCATTCAACCAGTGACCAAGAATTGCGCGAGGAATTAGCCCGACACAACATTTCCATGATCGTTAACCGAGATAAAGCAGGCCAGCCGCGCGGCATTAGTTTCGAGCAGGTCAAAGTCGACCAAAACGGGGAAGAAATCCGGGTTGCTTTCAAAGGCTCCAAGCTCCATCAGAATTTAGGCATGGGCCAAATTCAGGAGCAGCTTGGGTTAAATGCGCAGCTACGCCAGAAACAGGCCCTAGAGATCGAGCAGGCGAAAGAGCGGGCCAAGGCCCAGGAAGCAGAGAAGTCCCCGCAAATCGACGATAAATCACCTAAACGCGGCTATGGCCGCAGTATGTAAGATGGACGAAAGTCAATTAATTACTGAACTCTTAAAGGGGTTAACCAAAGACATCGAAGAGCTTAAAACCCGCGTCGGGAAGTTACCCACCCAAACCTCCGCCGACTACGGAGCCAGCCTGGATGGCTTAACCAAAGCGGTACAGGCTCTGCAACAGCAGGTTAAACAGGCTCCCGCAGCAGTAGACCTAAGCGCGATCACAAGCCGACTCGACCGGATTGAGCAACTAAGTCGTCAGCACCCTGACCGTAAAGCGAGCCAGTACGTGCAGGTAGGTGCTTTAGCATCTGGCTTAATGGCGGTATTACTGGGTATTGTAACGTGGTTGGCCCTGAGTTGGCGGAGTGAACGCAGTGCGTTTGAGGTATCGGACTGGAAGTGGCGTAATCTGCGTCAGGTTGATCCGGTCTATGTGCGCAAGATTGACAGTACGTATGCGGTGGCGAGTCAGGTCAAAGACGGGAAAGATCTGGCCGATTTTCACCAATGGATCATCCAGCAGGAACAGGCCGATGCGACGCGGGAAGCCGCTCACCAAGCCGCTGAGCAGGCTAAGGCGATGAATACTCAAGCTGATGAGCTAGAACAGAAAGCGTCGACAAAGAGAAGAAAAAAGGCTAACTAGGCTTGCTTGGCTTTTTCGATAGCTAACACCTGTGCCAAGGTCAGGTAAGGGCCTTGGTGAGTTGCCCAACGCTCCTCCATTTCGTCCATTTCAGCCTCCGTATGGCCATTTTTAATGACCGCTATCATCTTGGGAGCCGTCTTCTCAGTCGGTTTTTTCTTGGTCTTGAGCATAACTATCTCTTGCTTTACGGCCAGCAGGCCGGCAACTGATGGGCCGAATTTGGCCATTTCTGACTGAAAAAGCAACGAAGAGTAGCCGATTTTGGTTGCTTCGGCCCACCCCACTGTATTGTTGTTCGCCCCGACTATCCACCCGATCAGGTAGGGGATTGAATTTAGGGTCATCGAACAAGCTTTCTACTTCCTCAGTGGTGTTTGCTCGTTCTGGATAGTCCTGGATAACGTGTTTAATATTTGCGCTATCCCACTGAAATTCAGCCATTTTTCACCCCCTTTGGCTGTTTGAGTCCCAACCGGGTAAGTAGGTAACCTGCCACGTTCTTTTCCACTTTAACCTTTCCCGTTTGCAACTCGTAAGCAAACTTATTGACTTCTTTGATTAATTCGGCTGAGTTCATAATCTGACTGATCACGTCAGCGCGTTTGATGTTCCAATTCTCCAGTAAAAGCCGCACGTTTTGGTATTGAGCATCAGAAACACCCCCTAGAGTTGTTTGGGTTTTAGCAGCTTCCTCCTTCGTAGGTAGAACGACGGCTAAGGGCTGTGCTTTGACATCAAATGTGACGCTATCGAAGCTACGTCCTCGTTTTCCAAGGGTATAACTAATCTCTAAATCAGTACGTTGATTTATCTGTTTGACTGATGCATCTAATACATAACGCTTGAAATCTGATAGTCGCTCAAACTGCTCATTACCTTTGTCATCGAGTAAGAATAGCATCTTTTTAAACTCATTCAGACTGAACGTTTGAGTCTGCCTTTTATCTTTCCATTGGCTACATATAGCGTAAATTCGTTTAGCATATTTGCTGCCTAACCGTAGGGCTGCGTATAGTTCGAAGGAGGTGAAATTGTCCTTTAAATCAAACAGGTAAGGTTTTATGTCATCAGAGAACCTCACTTCAATACGTCCCTCGCCAATAACATACTTTACTCGCTGAAACATCCATATTTGTTCGTAACTCTTTGATGTTGAGATCTCGAACATTCGGCTCCCCATTTCTTCAGTAGCTTTCCGCAGGTAACCATATTTGTATTCCTTTCCCGTCATTGTTGACAGGTCTTTTACAACAATCTCGTAGATCTCATCCTTTTTATCTCTTTTGAGCATTGATAAAAGGTATAGAAAGATGTCTAATTGCAATTCGGAATACTCGTAACGAGCTGTAGTGATAGCATTATGTTGACGGATTTCTACTGCCTGATTCATTCTAAATGAAGATTTTGAGGATGATTCTGCTAATAACGATAAAAAAAATCTATTATCGTTATATAGGCTCGTTTTTGGGGGATCAAAACTCGTTTTTCGAGGGATCAAAACTCGTTTTTGGGGGATCAAAACTCGTTTTTGGGGGATCAAAACTCGTTTTTGGGGGATCAAAACTCGTTTTTCGCCTATATATAGGATAACAAATAGAACAAAGATTACAAATAACACAAAGATTGTGTTGTCGAAAAAAACGGCTTCTAGGGAGCTGACGCGAAATCCAGAAAGGAGCTGACGCCTAAGAAGGTGACAAAGGGGGGAGAAAAAGCAAAAAAAACAAAAACACCAAAACAGGGAAAGGTGCAGAGGGCGGCGAACTATAAATTTAGTTAGTAATTTTTGGGCACCCTGAGAAGTTAGCAAAAGGGGGTCATTTTGCTAAGTGATAGCCCCCGTTTTTCTCCCCTTTTCCACACTTTTTCTGCTCCTTGGTTAATTGTACTTTTCGTAGGGTTGTTGTATAAGCAACGTTATGTTAAGGGAATATTCTAAGATCAACTACCGCATACAAGCCGTGAAAACAGATCCAATTGTCCTTTGGAAAGGGGAGAAGAAGGGCCAACATTATGTTAATAAAATATCTCTAGATTAACCCTATCAATTGCGAGTAAAGTACCCCCGAGAATGGCTTCTAGGTTATCATATCGTTTAATTATACAATACGACAAAATGTAAATTAGATGACTCTCGTCAGATGGATACCTAGCTTATTTTTGATTTGCATGAGTTGCGCCAAGCCCTATACACTGACCGCTTCCCGAGATAATTCTCCTTGGTTTGGCACTGGAGAGATTACTGAAATTCACACACCTGAAAATCAAACCTGCTCCATTGACCGATTTAGTGTAACCATTCGAACGGATCTCCCTTTCGATCAAAAGACCGCTAACTCCACTCAGAAAGTAACAGGCTGTATTGTCTGCCAACCAAAGTTGCTAAGTCGTCTCAATCGTTCACTGTGGGTAGAGCTTCCTTGCAATTAATGGACTCTGGAACAGGGAACCCTCAAATGAGCTATCAGTTCTCCGATAAGGATCAGGGTCAGGTAAGGGTAACCAAATTGAATCGAGCTACTGGCCAAGTAAAGGGTCGATTCGAGTTAACATTGACTAGTACAAACGGCCAAAGCACTCGTTTTACAAGAGGAAGGTTTAAAGGTAAACTGATGCGCCAATAGTGTTCTAGCTTTACATAATGCCACTTATACAACAGATTTATGAAGTCTTTCCTGCTTATTTTTTTGCTCCTAATTCCAACGTTGCTTTGGGGTCAAAGCAACGTTTACAAGATTGAAGGCAACATAGCAAAGGTTAAACCCGGAACTATAGCCTATGTACGCTATGCCGTGGAAGTGGAAAAAAAAGTTTACTCGGATTCCGCCCAGATCCACAATGGAAAATTTTCTATCACTGGGACGGTCGATCAACCCCATTTGGCCCGGCTATTTATTGATCAAAATTCGATCCGCTTCTATCTCGAACCTGGTGCCATTTCAATAATCAGTCTTGATTCCGTCCAAGACGCAGTTGTGAGTAGGTCACCGATGAATATTGATAATCAGAAGCTCAAAAAAATACTCAAACCCACGGATGAGCAAATGACTATGCTACAGAGGGAGTACAAAGCAGCTACGCCCGAACAGAAAAAAGAGAAAGGATTCGACGAGCGTTTCGAGAAGCGGAGCGACGCTATTTCTGCTCAGCAGGGTAAACTAAAAGCGCAGTTTATTCAAGCAAACCCGACGTCTATGCTGAGTCTGTATGTGTTGAAAGACTATACTGATTGGTTTACCCCAGAATTTTCGGAAGTGGAACTCATGTTCAGCCAATTTTCAGAGGCTATCAAAACTAGCAAACCTGGTAAAGCGTATGCCCAAACACTGGCTGTTCTTCAAACCACTTCGGTTGGGGCAACGGCTCCTGAGTTTGCTCAACCGGACACCTCGGGCAAAACCATATCCTTGAGCAGCTTCAGGGGGAAATATGTTTTAGTTGACTTTTGGGCGAGCTGGTGCGTTCCTTGCCGAGCTGAAAATCCGAATCTAGTCAAGAACTTTCAGCAGTACAAAGACAAAAACTTTACGGTCTTGGGCGTTTCGCTAGATCGGCCTAATGCGAAAGAGGCTTGGCTGAAAGCAATTCGCAAAGACGGCCTCGACTGGACGCATGTATCGGATCTCAAACATTGGGATAGCGAAGTAGTGAAGCAGTATGCTATTCGATTGATTCCGCAAAACTTTTTGATTGGTCCTGATGGAAAAATTCTGGCGAAGAATATTCGAGGTGAAGCGTTAGGAGTAAAATTAGCCGAACTGTTTAGGAACAAGCCTTAGTAATTAAAAAGTTGAGTTTGAATTGTGAAAAGATTGCAACTTTCATTGCCTATATAACTTTTCTCACTCGGCCTGATAAAGACAAGTTTAAGTTTTTCTTCTAATATTTTCATAACATAATTCGTAGTTATAGAACAAGTCTGGGAAATGTACAAATGTCTGACCCTCAGTTAGTTTGTACATTT contains:
- a CDS encoding BLUF domain-containing protein; amino-acid sequence: MTHCIIYFSTSSWSFTSEDIQDILQQSRSRNAQVGITGVLLYMHGHIIQVLEGDKPAVDDLFERIKKDTRHKQVICVLNQSIKAHLFSQWSMGYETLTTQQFDEIRTIIDLDKPKPVSETENESAIVKTLRGFYKINHQL
- a CDS encoding plasmid mobilization protein yields the protein MVENEPVKKKGGRPPSVKKRDKKINLYVTGLEELAIKKRAERAGLNLSDYCRQIVLTGQAQVRLTPEENATLNEVAKVGNNLNQIAHKANADGIRSIAFEASRLLQQLSQLLNKPSDL
- a CDS encoding relaxase/mobilization nuclease domain-containing protein, whose product is MEKVEKGKGEVILSQGVRDYEQKAMVADFVRQARLNPDLSRSVWHTAISFDPQDEARLRANPQLMQSVASDYLKGMGLDQSQYAVIEHRDTGHSHFHIIANRVANDGQTVSDSHNFSRSETLLRQIEQKYGLTPMNEQAQRKSLENLPERDRSRIEIRDQVRESLSHSTSDQELREELARHNISMIVNRDKAGQPRGISFEQVKVDQNGEEIRVAFKGSKLHQNLGMGQIQEQLGLNAQLRQKQALEIEQAKERAKAQEAEKSPQIDDKSPKRGYGRSM
- a CDS encoding BrnT family toxin, with translation MAEFQWDSANIKHVIQDYPERANTTEEVESLFDDPKFNPLPDRVDSRGEQQYSGVGRSNQNRLLFVAFSVRNGQIRPISCRPAGRKARDSYAQDQEKTD
- a CDS encoding replication initiation protein; protein product: MNQAVEIRQHNAITTARYEYSELQLDIFLYLLSMLKRDKKDEIYEIVVKDLSTMTGKEYKYGYLRKATEEMGSRMFEISTSKSYEQIWMFQRVKYVIGEGRIEVRFSDDIKPYLFDLKDNFTSFELYAALRLGSKYAKRIYAICSQWKDKRQTQTFSLNEFKKMLFLLDDKGNEQFERLSDFKRYVLDASVKQINQRTDLEISYTLGKRGRSFDSVTFDVKAQPLAVVLPTKEEAAKTQTTLGGVSDAQYQNVRLLLENWNIKRADVISQIMNSAELIKEVNKFAYELQTGKVKVEKNVAGYLLTRLGLKQPKGVKNG
- a CDS encoding TlpA disulfide reductase family protein; this encodes MTMLQREYKAATPEQKKEKGFDERFEKRSDAISAQQGKLKAQFIQANPTSMLSLYVLKDYTDWFTPEFSEVELMFSQFSEAIKTSKPGKAYAQTLAVLQTTSVGATAPEFAQPDTSGKTISLSSFRGKYVLVDFWASWCVPCRAENPNLVKNFQQYKDKNFTVLGVSLDRPNAKEAWLKAIRKDGLDWTHVSDLKHWDSEVVKQYAIRLIPQNFLIGPDGKILAKNIRGEALGVKLAELFRNKP